A stretch of the Massilia sp. W12 genome encodes the following:
- a CDS encoding nitronate monooxygenase family protein, translated as MAQDGGLRSLHLCGRALLPVVQGGMGVGVSAGGLAGTVASLGAVGTISSVDLRRLHPDLMQATQYLRDPGSAAEAINLANLVALQREIARARELSQGRGLLAVNVMKALSAYPELVRTALEAGIDAVVVGAGLPLDLPELARDFPDTALIPILSDARGVQLILRKWEKKGRLPDAIVIEHPRLAGGHLGAAKVADLQDTRFDFEVVLPEVRKFMQSAGYERHIPLIAAGGVSCHADINRLQALGADAVQLGTAFAVTCESDAELGFKQVLARAKPEDIVEFVSVAGLPARAVRTPWLDKYLRIEPKLKAVAHVKKHCNMLFDCLAQCGLRDGKSEIGQFCIDQQLGHALEGDKQRGLFFRGAGRLPFGEQIRPVQDLLQWLMSAAPSAASAA; from the coding sequence ATGGCGCAGGATGGCGGCTTGCGCAGTTTACATTTATGCGGGCGCGCGCTGTTGCCGGTGGTGCAGGGCGGCATGGGCGTCGGGGTTTCCGCCGGCGGCTTAGCTGGAACCGTCGCCAGCCTGGGCGCGGTGGGTACGATTTCCTCAGTGGATTTGCGCCGCCTGCACCCGGATTTGATGCAGGCGACCCAATATTTGCGCGATCCGGGCAGCGCTGCCGAGGCCATCAATCTGGCTAATCTGGTCGCGCTGCAGCGCGAAATCGCGCGCGCCCGTGAGCTGTCCCAGGGACGCGGCTTGCTGGCGGTGAATGTGATGAAAGCCTTGAGCGCGTATCCTGAATTGGTGCGCACAGCGCTGGAAGCCGGGATTGATGCCGTGGTGGTGGGGGCCGGCTTGCCGCTGGATTTGCCGGAACTGGCGCGCGATTTTCCGGACACTGCCTTGATTCCGATTTTGTCGGATGCGCGCGGCGTGCAGCTGATTTTGCGCAAGTGGGAAAAAAAGGGACGCTTGCCGGATGCGATTGTGATCGAACATCCGCGTCTGGCCGGCGGCCATCTGGGCGCGGCCAAGGTGGCGGATTTGCAGGATACGCGCTTTGATTTTGAGGTGGTGCTGCCGGAAGTGCGCAAATTCATGCAAAGCGCGGGCTATGAGCGGCACATTCCCCTGATTGCGGCGGGCGGGGTGTCTTGCCATGCCGATATCAACCGCTTGCAAGCGCTGGGCGCGGATGCGGTGCAACTCGGCACGGCCTTTGCCGTGACATGTGAATCTGACGCCGAACTGGGGTTTAAGCAGGTTCTGGCGCGCGCCAAGCCGGAAGATATTGTGGAATTCGTCAGCGTCGCCGGCCTGCCGGCGCGTGCAGTGCGCACCCCCTGGCTGGACAAATATCTGCGCATCGAACCCAAATTGAAAGCGGTGGCGCACGTTAAAAAGCATTGCAATATGTTGTTTGATTGCTTGGCGCAATGCGGTTTGCGCGACGGTAAGAGTGAGATCGGCCAGTTTTGCATTGATCAGCAACTAGGACATGCCCTGGAAGGGGACAAACAGCGCGGCTTATTCTTCCGTGGCGCCGGGCGCCTGCCGTTTGGCGAGCAGATCAGACCGGTGCAGGATTTGTTGCAGTGGCTGATGAGCGCTGCGCCAAGCGCCGCCAGTGCGGCCTGA